Proteins found in one uncultured Desulfuromonas sp. genomic segment:
- a CDS encoding AMP-binding protein codes for MSEALHFTVGGLVEEMARRFPENDALVYSDRNLRYSYEQFNALCDRVARGLLAMGVKKGDHLSIWATNVPEWVVLQFASAKIGAVLVTVNTSYRSAELEYILEQSDSTSLFLVQGFKDTDYVETVYDVVPELKSAATGALDSEKLPFLKNVVFIGEGAPAGMTNFSDLETLADKVSVEQLDAVKATLDEHEVINMQYTSGTTGFPKGVMLTHHNIINNGFNIGECMRFTEKDRLCIPVPFFHCFGCVLGVMACVTHGATMVPVETFVPEEVLKTIEMEKCTAVHGVPTMFIAELEHPNFGKYDLSTLRSGIMAGSPCPIEVMKRVIRDMNASEITIAYGQTEASPVITQTRTDDPIELRVSTVGRALPDVEVKIVDIETGEALPPGKQGELCSRGYLVMKGYYKMPEATALAIDENNWLHTGDLAVMDENGYCKITGRIKNMIIRGGENIYPREIEEFLYTHPAVSDVQVYGVPDRKYGEQVMAAIKIKEGVALTEDEVKTFCTGRIANYKIPRYIKFVDEYPMTASGKIQKFKLREMAIKDLHLENDEGVETA; via the coding sequence ATGTCTGAAGCTCTGCATTTTACTGTTGGAGGATTGGTTGAAGAGATGGCGCGTCGTTTTCCTGAAAACGATGCTCTGGTCTACTCGGATCGCAATTTACGTTATAGTTACGAGCAATTCAATGCGTTGTGTGATCGCGTGGCCCGTGGCCTGCTGGCGATGGGGGTCAAAAAAGGTGACCATTTGTCCATCTGGGCAACCAATGTTCCTGAGTGGGTGGTTTTGCAGTTTGCTTCGGCCAAGATTGGTGCTGTTCTGGTGACAGTCAATACCAGTTATCGTTCAGCTGAATTGGAATATATTCTGGAACAGTCCGATTCAACATCATTATTTCTTGTCCAGGGATTCAAGGATACCGACTATGTTGAAACGGTATATGACGTGGTTCCTGAACTGAAGTCGGCTGCTACCGGAGCATTGGACAGCGAAAAACTGCCTTTCCTGAAAAATGTCGTATTTATCGGCGAAGGCGCCCCGGCCGGCATGACCAATTTCAGTGATCTCGAAACTCTGGCCGACAAGGTGTCTGTGGAGCAGCTTGATGCGGTGAAAGCCACCCTTGATGAGCACGAAGTGATCAACATGCAGTACACCTCTGGAACCACCGGGTTTCCGAAGGGGGTTATGTTGACCCACCACAATATCATCAATAACGGCTTTAACATTGGTGAATGTATGCGTTTCACCGAAAAGGATCGGTTGTGTATTCCGGTGCCGTTTTTCCACTGCTTTGGGTGTGTGCTTGGGGTTATGGCCTGTGTTACGCATGGCGCGACCATGGTTCCGGTGGAGACGTTTGTTCCCGAGGAGGTTCTTAAAACCATTGAGATGGAGAAATGCACCGCGGTTCATGGTGTACCGACCATGTTTATTGCTGAGCTGGAACATCCCAATTTCGGCAAATATGATTTGAGCACGTTACGCAGTGGTATTATGGCTGGATCACCTTGTCCGATTGAGGTGATGAAACGGGTTATTCGTGATATGAATGCCTCTGAGATCACCATTGCCTATGGCCAGACGGAGGCTTCCCCGGTGATCACCCAGACCCGAACCGATGATCCGATTGAGTTACGGGTATCCACTGTCGGGCGCGCATTGCCCGATGTTGAAGTGAAGATTGTCGACATTGAAACCGGTGAAGCCTTGCCTCCTGGAAAACAGGGCGAATTGTGTTCCCGTGGCTATTTGGTGATGAAGGGCTATTACAAAATGCCAGAGGCAACGGCCCTGGCCATTGATGAAAACAACTGGTTGCACACCGGCGATCTGGCGGTGATGGATGAAAACGGTTATTGTAAAATTACCGGTCGCATCAAAAATATGATCATACGTGGTGGCGAAAATATCTATCCGCGTGAAATTGAAGAATTTCTTTACACCCATCCGGCGGTTTCCGATGTTCAGGTCTATGGTGTGCCGGATCGCAAGTACGGTGAGCAGGTGATGGCGGCCATCAAGATCAAGGAAGGTGTGGCGCTGACCGAGGACGAAGTGAAAACATTCTGCACCGGTCGTATTGCCAACTATAAGATTCCCCGCTATATCAAGTTTGTCGACGAATACCCGATGACAGCCAGTGGTAAAATTCAGAAATTTAAATTACGTGAAATGGCGATCAAAGATTTGCATCTTGAAAACGACGAAGGTGTTGAGACAGCCTGA
- a CDS encoding Xaa-Pro peptidase family protein, giving the protein MYSNDWKTPQDELLRRCRAFQCQLTAHQIDLAIIVQNADLFYLTGSIQQGMLFVPCSGEPVYCVRRDLDRARLESALSQVVAAPSPRQLADFVREQFGMTPETLGFELDVLPVTFYERLKRSFAEVAVKDVTPLLRRVRMIKSPFELERMRKAADQLAVVYEAAKNTLREGISELELSAHLELAARLAGHQGMTRMRAFNGEFYGGHVLSGAAGAHPTFCDTPLGGTGLTPAVAQGAGQRVIQANEPVIIDFLGAYQGYLCDQTRTLCLGGLADELRQGYEDMVEILWHMEKIARPGVSWGHIYDSCLALACEMGHKDAFMGSAGAQVGFIGHGIGTEIDEFPFIAKGFNDDLLEEGMTFAFEPKLVYPELGALGIENTYLVTADGVEVLTRCPEELAVV; this is encoded by the coding sequence ATGTATTCTAACGATTGGAAAACGCCACAGGATGAACTGCTTCGCCGTTGTCGGGCGTTTCAATGCCAACTGACCGCGCATCAGATTGACCTGGCTATTATCGTTCAAAATGCCGATCTGTTTTACCTGACCGGTTCCATTCAGCAGGGGATGTTATTCGTCCCCTGTTCGGGGGAACCGGTTTATTGTGTGCGTCGTGATCTGGACCGGGCACGTCTTGAGTCAGCGTTGTCCCAGGTGGTTGCTGCCCCAAGTCCGCGACAACTGGCCGACTTTGTCCGCGAGCAATTCGGTATGACTCCTGAGACTTTGGGGTTTGAACTGGATGTTTTGCCGGTCACTTTTTATGAACGATTAAAACGTTCCTTTGCCGAGGTGGCGGTCAAAGACGTTACGCCTTTGTTGCGGCGGGTGCGCATGATCAAGTCGCCCTTTGAATTGGAGCGAATGCGCAAAGCGGCTGACCAGTTGGCTGTAGTGTATGAAGCGGCTAAAAATACACTGCGCGAAGGGATCAGTGAGCTGGAACTCTCTGCCCACCTTGAGTTGGCGGCCCGACTGGCCGGGCATCAGGGTATGACTCGTATGCGGGCGTTCAATGGTGAGTTTTATGGCGGCCATGTGTTGTCTGGCGCTGCCGGGGCTCATCCGACGTTCTGCGATACACCGTTAGGTGGTACCGGCCTGACTCCTGCGGTTGCTCAAGGCGCCGGACAACGGGTGATTCAAGCCAATGAGCCGGTGATTATTGACTTTCTTGGGGCGTATCAGGGCTATCTCTGTGATCAGACACGGACCCTGTGCCTTGGCGGTTTAGCGGATGAATTGCGGCAGGGCTATGAGGATATGGTGGAAATTCTCTGGCACATGGAGAAGATTGCCAGGCCGGGTGTGTCCTGGGGGCATATCTATGATTCCTGCCTGGCTCTGGCGTGTGAGATGGGGCACAAGGACGCCTTTATGGGCAGTGCGGGAGCCCAAGTTGGTTTTATCGGACATGGCATTGGTACCGAGATCGATGAATTCCCTTTTATCGCCAAAGGATTCAATGATGACCTGCTTGAAGAGGGGATGACCTTTGCCTTTGAACCGAAGCTGGTTTATCCCGAACTTGGTGCACTTGGTATTGAAAACACCTATCTGGTTACGGCTGACGGTGTCGAGGTCCTGACACGTTGTCCGGAAGAGCTTGCTGTCGTGTAA
- a CDS encoding type III pantothenate kinase → MLLVVDVGNTNTVLGLYQEQQLLHSWRIRTDKSRTDDEYAMLLNDLLTFKDLQLFMVKAVIVSCVVPPMLDALTRMCRSYLNTEAYVVGPGLKTGMAIKYDNPKEVGADRIVNAVAAYAKFKRSLIVVDFGTATTFDYICDKGEYQGGAIAPGLGISADALHEHASKLPRVEISRPPLVVAKNTVNSIQSGLLFGYAGLVDGIVQRMKQEVGGDPLVVATGGLAERIAEASETIDEVDGLLTLDGLLLIYQLNQNN, encoded by the coding sequence ATGTTACTGGTGGTTGATGTTGGAAATACCAATACGGTGCTCGGCCTGTATCAGGAGCAGCAGCTTCTGCACAGTTGGCGCATCCGTACCGATAAATCGCGCACCGATGATGAGTACGCCATGCTGCTCAACGACCTGCTGACCTTCAAGGATTTACAACTGTTTATGGTCAAGGCGGTGATTGTCTCCTGTGTGGTGCCGCCGATGCTGGATGCGCTGACCCGCATGTGTCGCAGCTACCTTAATACCGAGGCTTACGTGGTCGGTCCGGGGCTGAAGACCGGGATGGCGATTAAATACGATAATCCCAAAGAGGTGGGAGCGGATCGTATTGTCAATGCTGTGGCCGCTTACGCCAAGTTCAAGCGCAGCCTTATTGTGGTGGATTTTGGTACGGCAACCACCTTTGATTATATTTGTGACAAAGGCGAATACCAAGGCGGAGCCATTGCTCCGGGACTGGGAATCTCCGCCGATGCCCTGCATGAACACGCCAGTAAACTGCCGCGTGTTGAAATCAGTCGTCCGCCGCTGGTGGTGGCGAAGAACACCGTCAACAGTATCCAATCCGGACTGCTGTTCGGCTATGCCGGGCTTGTGGATGGAATTGTCCAGCGCATGAAACAGGAAGTGGGCGGCGATCCTTTGGTGGTGGCCACAGGTGGTTTGGCTGAACGGATTGCCGAGGCGTCGGAAACCATTGATGAAGTCGATGGTTTATTGACGTTGGATGGTCTGCTGCTCATTTATCAACTGAATCAGAATAACTGA
- the fusA gene encoding elongation factor G has product MGKYDTANLRNLGIVAHGGAGKTSLVEAMLFNTGMTDRLGKVDDGSSTMDFEPEEIKRQITISSSLNHCEWQNHSLHLVDTPGYSNFLHGTRNCLRILGGGILIVSAISGVKAQTQKIWGWSQEFEVPLIAFVNKMDRERADFLRAVDDMEKMLGSRGVLVNMPIGQETDFRGIIDLVTMKARIFQFDEKGTYNEEEIPAEYLDEAQRLRTVLLEAVADADDALMEKYLEEEDLSIEEILHGLREGTLTGVFTPVLCGSATANIGVRQLLDYVVHCLPSPLDKGVQMGTVPGSEEIVERQPSEDDPFSAMVFKTFNDPFTGKLSLFRVYSGVLNSDSTVYNSTKEETERIGQLYQLEGKKQVAIAQAVAGDIVAVAKLKATATGDTLCQENQPIVYESLLQLQPVISFAIKACSKSDEDKINTGLQRLIEEDPTLKISRDEQTHEMILSGMGQVHIEVAVEKLKRKYGVDVELELPKVPYRETIKGNTKLQNKYKKQSGGRGQYADVWLEIEPLHAGGGYEFVDKIVGGVVPRQYIPAVSKGIEEAMGKGTLGGYPVVDVKVTLYDGSHHSVDSSEMAFKIAGSMGFKKGMEQARPVLLEPVMKMEVVVPDDCVGDVIGDMNSRRGKVLGVEPQAGSQAVAVQVPMAEVLRYAPELRSMTSDRGLFTMEFSHYEEVPSHLTAKILAERNED; this is encoded by the coding sequence ATGGGAAAGTACGACACTGCGAACTTGAGAAACTTGGGAATTGTGGCTCATGGAGGGGCGGGAAAGACCTCCCTGGTTGAGGCGATGTTGTTCAACACCGGCATGACCGATCGTCTGGGGAAGGTCGATGATGGTAGCTCCACCATGGATTTTGAGCCCGAGGAAATTAAACGTCAAATTACCATCAGTTCCAGCCTTAATCATTGCGAATGGCAAAATCACAGTCTCCACCTCGTTGACACTCCTGGTTATTCCAACTTTCTTCATGGCACGCGCAATTGCCTGCGCATTCTAGGCGGTGGCATTTTGATCGTTTCGGCGATCTCCGGCGTCAAGGCCCAAACACAAAAAATCTGGGGATGGAGTCAGGAATTTGAAGTTCCGCTCATCGCCTTTGTCAATAAAATGGATCGTGAACGCGCCGACTTTTTGCGCGCTGTTGACGATATGGAAAAAATGCTCGGCAGCCGCGGCGTTCTGGTGAATATGCCCATCGGCCAGGAAACTGATTTCCGTGGCATCATCGACCTGGTGACCATGAAAGCACGGATTTTTCAGTTTGATGAAAAGGGCACCTACAACGAAGAGGAGATCCCTGCCGAATACCTGGATGAGGCCCAACGCCTGCGCACAGTGCTGCTGGAAGCGGTTGCCGATGCCGACGATGCTCTGATGGAGAAGTATCTCGAAGAGGAAGATCTTTCGATTGAGGAGATTCTTCACGGCTTACGCGAAGGGACTCTGACCGGTGTATTTACCCCGGTGCTGTGTGGTAGCGCCACGGCCAATATCGGTGTGCGCCAGTTGCTCGACTATGTGGTCCACTGTCTGCCGTCACCTTTGGATAAAGGGGTGCAGATGGGAACCGTGCCCGGCAGCGAAGAGATTGTTGAACGCCAGCCCAGTGAAGACGATCCGTTTTCAGCGATGGTATTCAAGACCTTCAACGATCCGTTTACCGGCAAGCTGTCGTTGTTTCGAGTCTATTCCGGGGTGCTGAACTCCGATTCAACCGTGTACAATTCAACCAAAGAAGAGACAGAGCGTATCGGTCAGCTCTATCAACTGGAAGGGAAAAAGCAGGTCGCGATTGCTCAAGCCGTGGCCGGTGACATTGTCGCTGTGGCCAAACTTAAAGCGACGGCAACCGGCGATACCCTGTGTCAGGAAAATCAACCGATCGTTTATGAAAGTCTGTTGCAGCTTCAGCCGGTCATTTCTTTCGCCATCAAAGCGTGCAGTAAAAGCGATGAAGATAAGATCAATACCGGTTTGCAGCGGTTGATCGAGGAAGATCCAACCCTGAAGATTTCCCGCGATGAACAGACCCATGAGATGATTCTGTCCGGTATGGGGCAGGTGCATATTGAAGTGGCCGTTGAAAAGCTCAAGCGTAAGTATGGTGTCGATGTTGAATTGGAGCTGCCCAAAGTGCCGTATCGTGAAACCATCAAAGGCAACACCAAGCTGCAGAACAAATATAAGAAGCAATCCGGCGGGCGTGGGCAGTATGCGGATGTGTGGCTGGAAATTGAGCCGTTGCATGCCGGCGGCGGTTATGAGTTTGTCGATAAAATCGTCGGTGGCGTGGTGCCGCGTCAGTATATTCCTGCGGTGAGTAAAGGGATAGAAGAAGCCATGGGTAAGGGTACTCTCGGTGGCTATCCGGTCGTTGATGTCAAAGTGACCCTGTATGATGGTTCTCACCACTCGGTGGATTCCTCGGAGATGGCGTTTAAAATTGCCGGATCCATGGGGTTTAAAAAAGGGATGGAGCAGGCCCGACCGGTGTTGCTTGAACCGGTAATGAAGATGGAAGTTGTGGTGCCGGATGATTGTGTCGGCGATGTCATTGGTGATATGAACTCCCGACGTGGCAAAGTGTTGGGAGTGGAACCGCAAGCGGGCAGCCAGGCCGTGGCTGTTCAGGTTCCCATGGCTGAAGTGCTGCGCTACGCGCCGGAGCTGCGCTCTATGACCTCGGATCGTGGATTGTTTACCATGGAGTTCTCCCACTATGAGGAGGTTCCTTCCCATTTAACCGCCAAGATATTGGCCGAACGAAATGAAGACTAA
- a CDS encoding MgtC/SapB family protein codes for MMITLESSSLQPLETYTLALLLGALMGLERERSESGFAGLRTFILVTLFGSLCGNISAESGGEWIMVVGLATIAAQGMMGHIVRLKQHTSSGMTTAIAMLIAYLVGILLTLGHTVTSISLSLATTLILYFKPQMHAFSRRLQQRDLYAFFQFILVAFIILPVLPNQNFGPYAALNPYNIWLMVVLISAINLVGYITLKLVGQRWGSPVLGILGGIVSSTATTLTFSRQSSSIRNISRTATIVVALASTVVLVRITAFIYLINPELMQHLWLPMGGMFIGGLVPIVFYWRHSTCEDALHMESRNPAELSQALLFGLLYAGVLLAVSFAKQHLGTQGVYLVAFISGFTDVDAITLTNARLSIIGDLGQIQAANSILIAMLANLMFKLGMVAALGTRHMLRATALCFTCLAVPAVLIFV; via the coding sequence ATGATGATCACACTGGAAAGCTCGTCGCTTCAGCCACTGGAAACCTACACCCTGGCGTTGCTGCTCGGCGCTCTGATGGGCTTGGAACGCGAACGCAGCGAAAGCGGCTTTGCCGGATTGCGCACTTTTATCCTGGTGACTCTGTTCGGCAGCCTGTGCGGCAATATTTCTGCAGAATCCGGTGGCGAATGGATCATGGTGGTTGGCCTGGCCACCATTGCCGCTCAGGGGATGATGGGCCATATTGTGCGCCTTAAACAACACACATCGTCCGGGATGACCACGGCAATCGCCATGCTCATTGCCTATCTGGTCGGCATCCTGCTGACATTGGGGCACACCGTGACCTCCATCAGCCTAAGTCTGGCCACAACCCTGATTCTGTATTTCAAGCCGCAGATGCACGCTTTTTCCCGCCGCCTGCAACAGCGTGACCTATACGCCTTTTTTCAGTTCATCCTGGTGGCGTTCATTATTTTACCGGTATTGCCCAATCAGAACTTCGGCCCCTATGCGGCTCTGAACCCTTACAATATCTGGCTGATGGTGGTATTGATCAGTGCGATTAACCTAGTCGGCTACATCACCTTGAAACTGGTTGGGCAGCGCTGGGGCAGCCCGGTTCTTGGTATCCTCGGGGGCATCGTTTCCAGTACCGCGACCACCCTGACCTTCAGCCGCCAGTCCTCCTCTATCAGGAATATCTCCCGAACCGCAACCATCGTGGTCGCTTTGGCGTCCACCGTTGTTCTGGTACGCATCACCGCGTTTATCTATCTGATCAATCCAGAGTTAATGCAACATCTGTGGTTGCCGATGGGCGGTATGTTCATTGGCGGCTTGGTTCCTATTGTTTTTTACTGGCGTCACAGCACGTGCGAGGACGCCCTGCATATGGAAAGCCGCAATCCGGCCGAACTCTCTCAAGCGTTACTGTTTGGATTGCTTTATGCGGGAGTGTTGCTGGCGGTTTCATTTGCCAAACAACATCTGGGGACCCAAGGGGTTTATCTGGTGGCATTTATTTCCGGATTTACCGATGTGGATGCCATCACGCTGACCAACGCCCGCTTATCTATCATTGGCGATTTAGGTCAGATCCAGGCGGCCAACAGTATCCTCATCGCGATGTTGGCTAACCTGATGTTCAAACTGGGCATGGTCGCGGCACTGGGAACACGACACATGTTACGGGCGACTGCGCTGTGTTTTACTTGTCTGGCTGTGCCCGCAGTTCTGATCTTTGTGTGA